The Nicotiana sylvestris chromosome 6, ASM39365v2, whole genome shotgun sequence genomic sequence TTCTCTGGAATTTCAGTGCCCTCTCAAACTGAAATCAATGAAGATACTTGGATTTGCAAATCAAACTTCAAAATCAAGTTGAATAAAGGGCTCTTAAACTTATTTTCATTTCAATGCTTTCTTTTTGGAGCAATATGGCAGATGCACATGATACATGGGATGTAGAGGTCATGCTCGATTTTATTAACTCTCTTAACAGTCAATAAGGACACTTGTTTTGGTTGTAACTGTCTCTATACACCAGCAATCACTTGATGCTGGTTTTTATTTATGAAGTACTTTACTTACAAGAAAAAGGTTGAATATAAAGGAACACCTTTTTTTTGTCTTGTCACTGCCATGAACCAATTGGGTAATGGTGCTACCATGAAACTATGAGGCAGAGAATAAGAAAATTTGTTCTTGAAATAATTACCGGAAATTCAATAATCAAAGAAGAGATTCAATTCTCAAACCTTGGTATCATGAAGAAAGAGTAGAAGATTTTCTACcataaaaaaagaagagaagaatcTTTCAGAATAGTGACGTGAAATTTAGTGTTAGCATAGGAATGCAATTCCCAGATTTTGATaccatgaaaaaataaaaaaagatggTTTTAGAAACGTTTTGCTTGAAATGTCACTAAATAAAAGGACCAAATAGTAGTCGAAAAAGAGTGAGTGATCTTTGAAAAAGAGATGCAATACCATCCAAGCGGTTACTGCGAAAGAGACGCGGGGCCACCAGACAGTCATAGGTGCCATTAAATGATCACAAATGCGGTACATTGATTCCCAATGTTTGCCGAAAAGAGGCATGGTGTCATCAAAATGGTCATTGAAAAGTAAAATGGTGCTGCTAGAATGGTTgttggaaagaagaaaaaaaaagtttaggCGGGCAGGCGTATGAGGACTCGCCAGTAGGGGGGAAGTTACTGAAGTCTATAATGCAATAAAACTAAACATGAGAATTTGAACACAAACCTTTGAGAGGATTATGAAGAGAGGAAATGCCGTAAATATCGTGAAATATATCTTTGAGAGGTGTGTGACCCAACCATGCATCCTCCCaaaatctgatttttctgctGTTGAAGAAAACCAGAATTTTCCATGAATTTAAAGCCATAAGAATATACGCGGCTAATCTGGAAGTTACACACAAATCACTGTTCCAGTTTCTTCTGCCATAGTTCTATTAATATTGTTATGTTAGGCTTAACCAGACCTACTTTAGTATGTTTTGAAGTAGCTTTTATTGGTGATTTTATGTGCTAACTAATATTATGCAGAGTGGGAAGTCGGCTGCAATTTACGCCTGTGCTAAAGAACAGGGATTTCAAGTTATTGAGGTAATTCTGTGAAAATTTGCTATATTATTAACCTTAAATTGCATTTTGCACTATGTAGATGTGTGTTCATTGTTCCTAGCTAGCTTCCACTGACATGTAGTATAAGCAGTATATATGTCGGAGCAGTTTAAACATTAGATTCTTTGACGTGTTCAAACCAAActcttaaaaaagaaaaataaaacttcTTAAAGTTATCAAGAATCTACTTAACTAACTCTTTTGGTCTATTGTCTTGCTAGGTCAATTCATCAGATTGGCGAAACGGTGCTCTTGTAAAACAGAAATTTGGGGAGGCTGTAGAATCCCACTGGCTTCAACGGTTCGTCTATGTGTGGATgctagttttcttttgtttttggatttgctTGCGATAAAATTTTATTAAGATATATGattgttccttttgttttcttgGACTTATtcataataaaattttattaaaatataaaaTGTCAATAATTGGAACACTAACGGTATCCTTTTTCCTTTTGGGGGTACTGTAACTTGTAGTTTGGTATACTGTTCAAGTATTTGCATTTCAAGACAAAACATTTCTCTTGTGATGGttcatattttttttcttttggatacTTTTATTGTTTTACATTTCACATTTAGTTCTGGCCATCTTGAATTTGCATCAGTAAAGGAATAATTTAACATTCATCTAGAATTGTTAAACAACCAGGTAATGCATGCTGGCACACAATTCTTAGATTGGTCTTCCTTTAGGAAAAACATTTCATTAGTCACAGATTTGGGAGGGAAGAATTTAGGGCTTTTAGTAGCCTCTCAGCATGTTTGTTGACCATTTTCTTGTTGTGTCATTCTTGTTCCTAGAAAAGTTAGTTGAATTACCCAATGAATGTTTATCTTCATTACCTATTTTTATATAGAAATTTGCTGCTCAcagaaaaatgggtgaaaatcttGCAAAGTAGCCAatctatttgtttcttttttccGTGATGGGATTTCGCTTCATTTAAGCCAATTTAGCACTACAATGAATCTTGAATCTATAATGACTTGACATACACTACTTCCATCTTGTCTGTTCGATTCTTGTTTCAGGATTCAAAAAGATCCAGCGTATTTAGAGGACAAATTAGTGTCTGGCTGTGGAGTTATTGAAGTGATACCTTTGTCTGATGAGGAAAATGCTCCAAATGCCTGTGGAGTGCAAAGACAACAAGTCTGCAGGGAGGAGATAACTGCTAATCATCAGGGTGAAACTAAGGCTCTAATCCTTTTTGAGGACGTGGATACTGCTCTTTGTGAAGACCGTGGTTTTGTCTCTACCATTCAACAACTTGCGGAGACCGCAAAGCGGCCCATGATATTAACTAGCAATAGTAAGGGGGCTAAATGGTTGAAATACCATAATTTGTCAAGCTTATGTTTCACAAATTAAGTATTATTCTTCGATGTGAGTAGGTGATAATCCGGTGCTCCCAAACAATTTAGATAGGCTACAGGTGTGCTTTGCGCTGCCATCGTTGAAGGAGCTCCTTGAGCTTGCACAGACGGTACAGTTACTTTTTGCTAGTTTCGTGCTGATATCTATCTTTATCTGGCTAATCAAAGATATTCCCTCTAGGTTTGTGCTAGAGAACAAGTTAAAATTCACCCAATGCTGGTAGAGGGGTTTGTGGATCATTGCCATGGAGATATTCGTAAAACTATTATGTATCTCCAGTTTTGGTGTCAAGGCCAAACTTTGAAGAAAGGTAATTCACCAAATATCAAGGAGTTAATGCATTCTTCAGGATAGTTGATTGCGTGAATAATTCTTGTACCATTGCTAAAGAGGATGCTAACAGAAAAAGTTCATCAAGCAAAAATTCTGAAGCTTCATGTTATTTTGTAAAAGTGAATCCTCTAAAACCAGTGCATACATCTTACTGGTAATGACGAAATCATTGATAACCTCTATTTGCATATAGAGCAGGTTGAGAGGTATCATGTCATTTATTTAGGATCTTGCTTAAGATTGAATTTTGACCAGTCAAAGCTTCAAGCTTCATGCATTGCTTAGATATCTTGAATGCAATGACAAATGAGTAATGGCAACGGTGTAGATACGAGGGGGCAAAACAAGATAGAAAGATAGAGATAAAATCTTGGAAAAGAAGGACCTTTCTTCTTAAACACAAACTTGAGTATAGGACCCAAATCTTTGCTTGAAGATCAAAGAACAAGCAAAATTATCAAACTAAGAATTAGGATTCAACCCATAAAGAAACTTACCTCCATGGTTGAAGACTAGTTAACTAGAAGAGAAAAGTTAGTTTAAATCCTCTCAAGGGATCAATTGCCAAAATCTAATGGTTCAGTACACATAAAAGTGATGGTAAAAAGAAATCAGTATGTAGGAACAAGCTCTATCCTCATCTGAACAGTTCTCATCCTTCATGTGATGATGAAATTATGACTAAATTGTATCTACACTCTATGTTTTCTTCACAGTAAAGTTTCACTTAACCCATTTAATCTGGTGCTGTTTTTTTTTGCTACGGCCAGATAATGACCTGCAGCTAAGATATAGTCCTCTTCAGTTTGATCTAGAAGCTGGTCATCTGCTACTACCGAAAATTATCCCTTGGGATTTCGCTTCTCCACTATCGGAACTTGTGGATGAAGAGATAACTAAGTCGATGAGGGTAGAAGAAGAAAGATACTGTATAAATGAGAAAGCAGAAGAAGTCGAGCTAAACAATATTACAGAAGAGAACAATTCTAGGGATCATGATATGGGTGCTAATAATGTTGATGGAAAAAAGGATGCAATGTTAAGCTTGCTCTACTCATTTCAGGATCATAACGAATGTACTATGTTTGGTACTAACTCAGAAATTTCTGATGCCTCTGAATCACCGATCGCATTCACTCGAAGAAATACACTGAGAAAACTTGATAGAGTTATGTCTTCAGATTCAGAGGAAGAATGCAGCAGAGTTCCCGTATCGTTAGATCAACCTGAGATCGGAAATGAAGAGATTGAAACAGCATGCAGTTCACCCTCCCATTTTTCAGCCACTGAAATCTCCTGCAGTTTACCAACAGAGAATCTTCATTTCAAATCAAAGAGgttgaaaagaaattatttggaGACAGCTGATTATTCTACTGTGAATGTTGTAAGCAAGTCAGTGAATGTTTCCTGTGTGCCAGAGTCATCATTCATCCCTGAGACTCAGCTTACTATTGATTCAGAATTAATTTCAAGTACAGAGTCATATAATGATGTTGATGTCAAAGTTGAGGCAAATTATTGTAGCAATCTGTCCCTTCCAAGTATGTACTCTCTCAAGGTTGAGAAACTTGATGAAAATGTTCTTTTATCTTCTGAGTATCAGGAATTGCAGGGTTGTAGTTCTGATAGAGTAACGAAATCAATTACTGGAGAGGTCGTGGAGCATTTTAATGGACAATGCACGGAGGATGTTCCGAGTGGATATCGGGTGTTGGATGAGTGTAGCCGCATGGACTTCAGTAAAAGTTCTACATCCTTTAAGACTACTGTGCAGTTTAACCTGAATACTTCTGTACAAGATAGTTGGAAAAGACTTCGTGAAGGTTACCTGGATCTGAAACAGTATATTACCCCAGAGCAGAAAGAAGCTTCTCAAATTCTCAATGTTGCTCATGAAATGAGTGATTTAATTTCAGTGGCTGATTTATTACTTGCTGACTGCAAACACCTCCTATACGTAAGTAATTTCTTAGATACATATATTACCTTTGTGTTACTGCATGTGTAGTTTTTGATGCTTGTAAGTACTCATCCAGGATTCGTTGGAGCCGTCAATGACCCCTTTCGTAGAATCACATTCATATAACTGGCATGAAGACCAGTTGCAGATGTCATCAATTTTTGCCCAACACGGAGTTTGCCTTTTTGCTAAAGAAATTGCTTCTCTCGGACCGGACACTGCATCTGTATATGAGGTGGATTTGGCCTGGGAGATGGTGACATCCACAAACAGTACAATGGCTCTGGGAAAGATGGTTGGACAGAGTAGGGGAAAACATGAGGGTTTGCATTTAAGGCTACCAAGAATCTGTCATTCCTTCAGAAGGTATAGGACCATATGCCCCTCTTCTGTTATACTTTTGCTTATAAATAGCTTGTCCTCATGAGTAGTTGTGTATCTTCCAAGTAAATTGCATATTAAATCAAGTTGGCTCTCTAACTTTAGATGTGTCTATTGCTTGTCACTGCTTATATGTTCAGCTCGGGATTTATACTCGCAGATGTTCAATCTATTACCATAGAGTTGTAAACTGTTTAGAAAGAGAGTACAAAACATGTATAAACCACTCAAAAATGATGATAAGAAATTAAGAATTAGAGAACTATATACTTGCAAGAACTTCTGCTTTCTCTGGTCAAGAATTGGTAAAAGATCATGGGCTGAAGATAAACCTCAGAAAGAATGGACGGGGGTTTCTGTGAGGGAAATTTAAGCGAGTTGAGTGAAAGATCATGGGCTGAAATTGTTGACTCCAGAGGTTCTGTATGGCAGCTTATTGAGCTGCAAATATTTTCTTTCACCGAAGTATggatatttttataaaatataaagacTGGATATTCTGATAGCCGATAGGCCATTGCATGTTTGTAcggaggcggatccagaatttaaatctTATGGGTTCAACTTTCAAGAtttttagcattgaacccattatatttttaaagttatggattTATATCTACTATGTTTGcaaatttaatgaatttttacatataaatttttacccCGCGTCAAAAGTTATGGTTCAATTGAACCTGTCAGTTCAACACTTCATTCGCCCCTGTTTGAACCGGAAAAGATTTCCACGTCAGTAGTTTTTATACATTGTTTTTTCGAGAAGGTAACATAGTTTTTATATTGTTTTTAAATGTTGGTTTTGTACCACTACTAACTGTTCCCTGTCCATTCTTTGAATTTGTTCATTTCTATGATTTGCCTAAAATCTCCAAGATTGGTCAATACATGTAACTGTTGTGACTTTGTATTAGGACTTCATTTTTAATTTAGCTCTTGATAATTACTGCAATATTTCTAAGTTGCCTTGTATTGTTCCTGTGTCTCAGCAAAGTGGATCCGAATGCTTACAACTTACTTCAAGCTGTTGTTCCCTTGCGCTCACACATTGCTCTGAAAGGTGATTCATTTCATGAATATCTGTCTTCATTGAGCCAAATTTCTAGATTTGGAACCACCCGGTTATCGGAAAGCATCGGCAGGAGAAAACAGAGAAGGTATGTTTCATGTCCCACCAAAATGCAGTTTGTGCATTTCTCAAAATAGCTcaaaaaaagattggcagcattGCTAATGACATGTTTATTTTCTATCCAAATTGAGAATTGCAGGGCACGAGCTGCTCAACACTACCTGAGTTCTGGTAGATTAGCATTGTCTCAAGATGACGTTTCATTACTTGGTCAATATAATTGTTATCAGAAAGTTTCACCAGGGTCTGGGACTTAATGTACATAGAGTATAATTTACTGGAGatgcctccccccccccccccatgaaATGGGAGAGGTAAGGCCATGTATATCAATTGTTGTTTCTGGTAAGTGCCATGGCCAGGCAGTAGTTGAATTGCCTGAACGCATGGGCAACAAAGATAAAGGTTAGGAATAGGCACACTAATTTAATTGCAGGATGTAGTTCAGTTCATATTAATTCAAACAGAGTCATGTACCGTCAAAAGACTCAAAACCATATAGTTTTATAGTTATTAAATTAGAAATAAATATATTggacaaaaaaaattcaaaagtaaATCCATTTGTACACAAGTTTGACGTTCTTATTCTAGCTCCTGATGGATGTTCTAATCCGCTGGTAATTTGTAGTGATGTTCGAACCCTTATTTTATGGACCAACCGGCAATCAAATTTCTATTCCCTTCATCCAACGCgaaagaaaatcagagaagccAGTTTGATAGGATACAAGGAGAATTAGCTGTttcttttgtttcagctttcttaAAGAAGAGACTTTAATTAAATCCCAAGATATTGCACATTGGAATTGTTTGATGATTTTATGTGGGCAAAATACCTTATTACCCCCCTAAATTTGTCACGGATTATTAGTTATCGCTTTAAATTATTCGTGGTCTTAATCACCTCCTTGAACTAGGCCTTTTGAGAGCCATTACCCCTTGGATGTTGATATGACAAATTGTGTGGGTGCACTCGCCTGCCACATGAATTTTTTGTATATGtggtatttttttgaaaaataaaatatatttttacctttttaaatatgttacttttttagataattttttccgaatacaatttataataaaactacATTATCtaggctaaatatttttatttggctaaaaataataaaattttaattaatattttttttgaatttgacctgaaaataaagatttataccaTTAAAATAAATAGTCAATGCATCTAGAaagttataaaaatacatagtttgaaaattaattattttagttataattttttatataactCTAAATTATggtattttaaatatatatatatatatatatatatatatatatatatatatatatatatatatatatatatatatatatatatatatatatatatacatattttacctaaaaaagtaaaaatgcacggttgaaataaatagtcattgcatcaaaagaagaaataaaaagagtgaaCAATTGCAAGGAATAACTTATTATTTCTAACATACTTATTGCTCTACAAAATACTTATTGCAGAAATACAGGGTAAAGCTGTTTACGATATACCTTTGTGGTCCGGCCCTGTCCCGGACCTAGGGGTGgacatatatcgggtaaaactgataacccgaaccgttaatattttattgggttattgggttaacggtttgGTAACgggttaattttgttttattgggttatcggttcgggctcgATTTGGCAATTCTGTTAttgggtaaaaccgataacccaataatgaTTAACTAATTTACTAGTTTACCCTTAGGTATATACATACTAGGGTTTCATAATTCATAGTTCACTCTTTTATTTCCCTAATCTTTCTCAGTTTCTCCGCCTCACGCCCTCACCAGTCAGTCCGTCAAGACTCAGGCCGGCGTCAGTCGCATCACGCCCGTCAAGACTTAGGCCGGCGTAAGTCTGCTTTAATTGTTGAGCTGTTACAAAGTTATCTTGTGTCAGTtgttataaaatttgtatttcatAACTAATACACTTTTTAATCTATATACATAATTCTGTACTAGAGTAAAAAAAAAGTAGATATCAATGCACAAAGATTTATTGCTAGTCGTTTGAACAAAGAAGATCTTAAGAACACTGATTTTACCGAAATTGTTTTATACATTGCAAATCTTATAAAACAGTTTTATACTGAAATGGTTTTATACTTGCGAAACTGTTTTAGTTGTTTtgtcttatcgggtaaaccgataactgaaccgataatgatcgataaccgataaccaatatcttatcggtttggttatcgagttatgatatttgtaaaccgataaccgataggcaAAACCGATAATATTTATAACCGAACTGAACAGACCGATGCCCACCTCTACCCGgatcccgcgcatagcgggagcttaatgcatcgggctgcccttttttttaTTGCTTTAAAAATGTATCCATAGAGTAAGTTATTTTTTGCaattgtacactctttttatttcttcttttaaaacaatgactatttattacaactgtgtatttttacttttttaagataaatttgtaaatatatatatactaactagtatctatgaacgtgcgttgcacgttaataatggcACATAATGATTTAaacatttatttatatgaagaaacaataaaatttaattattgagagaaattttatgtataataatacAATAATCATCTAAATAtcgaaaaatattattaaattagCTTAATACAtgaatttcaaataaaaaaacatcatcaaaacttaaacaaatgatcaattttgtcatgttagttagataattatgtattatagttTAAAGGTATTTAATGTGATGATATCTTAACGAACAATTCTTTGTGGACAATATTTTTTTGTGTATGTTTCCTCATAATGCTTTGGTTGCTCTGCCTTAACCAAAACTCTTGTAGTCGATCTTGATATccctcttgaaagtgcaacatacaGTTGTTCGTGCGACAACATATTGCAGtaaatatagtccaatatttaggatgtttgtccttgtattttatttattatatttgcaaaatataaacatactaaaaattatttcaGACTTTAAAAGGATATTCCATAGTTTCGAAAGACGAAAGCTGAATTCGAGGATaagaatatacttagaagcacattgaccagtatcataatttttgcatgtctgatgttattgtcaaaacttctatataccattTGTGTGCTATTACATAAGTTATTCGGTGTATCTAAGTTTTTCAGTagcatgacatacatatttttcttcaaaatcaacctatatacaatggaagatcaattttaacttagtctattatataaAGGGCGACACTAACATATGTAGGAAATAATAAATTTGACAACAAATACGTACGGTAGAAGGCCATTTAGTATTCAAGTATTTAAGTATTCTCTTGGTAGTAATTATTGGTATCATTTTCTGctgaatcaaaaataaaaaattattttaatataaaatcatgcaattaaccttttatttagttgatcaacatattcattttTGCTAGCTAAGATATCTTTTTAAATTCTATCATGCGATTTGCACAAATTGCGTTTTAATCTAATGATATAAATATTTCTCTAATTAAATGCACTATTATTACTATTGGGATTGATAATCAAGTATTCAGgaagaaccaaatcatcttttattagATACTCTTCTTTGTTTCTGACACGAAGCAAGAAGACACTGAATACTGGATCTGTTCTTACTTTTATATTTATTATCAGTTGAATCGTTTTCATTTGAGACAAGAAGTATAACTTTGGCAAGCTAGTTTTTATAGTCTCCATTTTGTCGATTTTGGAACTACTGGTAGTACTTGACATAAATTATTTCTCAAGCCATTAATTTTCACCAAACGGTTCATTAATATCAAATATATCTCTAGAACTTCGGGCAATTATTTCGATCGTTTAATACTGAGACATAAGTGCTTCATCCCATCTTATTAATTTTGCCTTCCTCATAAATTTAGTACTATTACCCTACTTTGTTATATTTGTGGtggttatttaagttatttgaAGAGTTATATCAAGTCTAAAGTGGGTGGCCTCATAATAAAATCATTATTGGTACACCACTTGTTATTATTGCTAACAGTGCCATACCTCTTTGATATAATATTTGCAAATAATGCATgacatagaaatattatttcAATTCCATCGGAGACATCTACAAAGAATAATCTCATTATAGCATAGTCGACTCTTTATCATATAGTCTTGAAAGCTTGTTCTTGTttaggatttagctttgattgAGCTTCCTCAGACACTTGTATATCATTTTGATTCTTAATAATATATTAACCTTTTTACTTTGTGTTCTAACGCTCTTTTCTATGGAATAAATTTATATACTCtaagatttttt encodes the following:
- the LOC104237650 gene encoding uncharacterized protein isoform X3; the encoded protein is MEEELVDEGLRSRRRLVQATLFPNSAKQIPVKGGAEEEEEEDEEEEWCESQENGNKTKGKQKKKKRNSKTTTPQSHPRASKKVALSCRETSSKEIPDGDSPVTIKTDFFLKVSERKNQKRQRHEQLNDGSPEKLLKSCSPPANKKTPRSKKKLANSTPEKCQLVVKGSTEICLVPRNLMQDESMLHSIPDLRMEARKTAEENSRRYAGKQIHPFFQSCKMGKKSQEVIDVESNWYSSEEGKSLTFSPIHVFEIVTEDETAFDWGHWIFSEACFLDTDVVLQNKIELNQHAISQDEVVSDHSSRETKLYHSALSVVAEEQVSHCEQLKNAEVANVVDTVDTFQNNLSSSDTKKQGRFLQERIVSDYQNCPTGPKSCLWTNKYQPERAFQVCGNSEPVKLLNDWLHLWHEKASRTSKPCILSDRVAQDSSDSLYDSEADSTNEEQLKNVLLVSGPVGSGKSAAIYACAKEQGFQVIEVNSSDWRNGALVKQKFGEAVESHWLQRIQKDPAYLEDKLVSGCGVIEVIPLSDEENAPNACGVQRQQVCREEITANHQGETKALILFEDVDTALCEDRGFVSTIQQLAETAKRPMILTSNSDNPVLPNNLDRLQVCFALPSLKELLELAQTVCAREQVKIHPMLVEGFVDHCHGDIRKTIMYLQFWCQGQTLKKDNDLQLRYSPLQFDLEAGHLLLPKIIPWDFASPLSELVDEEITKSMRVEEERYCINEKAEEVELNNITEENNSRDHDMGANNVDGKKDAMLSLLYSFQDHNECTMFGTNSEISDASESPIAFTRRNTLRKLDRVMSSDSEEECSRVPVSLDQPEIGNEEIETACSSPSHFSATEISCSLPTENLHFKSKRLKRNYLETADYSTVNVVSKSVNVSCVPESSFIPETQLTIDSELISSTESYNDVDVKVEANYCSNLSLPSMYSLKVEKLDENVLLSSEYQELQGCSSDRVTKSITGEVVEHFNGQCTEDVPSGYRVLDECSRMDFSKSSTSFKTTVQFNLNTSVQDSWKRLREGYLDLKQYITPEQKEASQILNVAHEMSDLISVADLLLADCKHLLYDSLEPSMTPFVESHSYNWHEDQLQMSSIFAQHGVCLFAKEIASLGPDTASVYEVDLAWEMVTSTNSTMALGKMVGQSRGKHEGLHLRLPRICHSFRSKVDPNAYNLLQAVVPLRSHIALKGDSFHEYLSSLSQISRFGTTRLSESIGRRKQRRARAAQHYLSSGRLALSQDDVSLLGQYNCYQKVSPGSGT
- the LOC104237650 gene encoding uncharacterized protein isoform X2, which produces MEEELVDEGLRSRRRLVQATLFPNSAKQIPVKGGAEEEEEEDEEEEWCESQENGNKTKGKQKKKKRNSKTTTPQSHPRASKKVALSCRETSSKEIPDGDSPVTIKTDFFLKVSERKNQKRQRHEQLNDGSPEKLLKSCSPPANKKTPRSKKKLANSTPEKCQLVVKGSTEICLVPRNLMQDESMLHSIPDLRMEARKTAEENSRRYAGKQIHPFFQSCKMGKKSQEVIDVESNWYSSEEGKSLTFSPIHVFEIVTEDETAFDWGHWIFSEACFLDTDVVLKTLSQQNKIELNQHAISQDEVVSDHSSRETKLYHSALSVVAEEQVSHCEQLKNAEVANVVDTVDTFQNNLSSSDTKKQGRFLQERIVSDYQNCPTGPKSCLWTNKYQPERAFQVCGNSEPVKLLNDWLHLWHEKASRTSKPCILSDRVAQDSSDSLYDSEADSTNEEQLKNVLLVSGPVGSGKSAAIYACAKEQGFQVIEVNSSDWRNGALVKQKFGEAVESHWLQRIQKDPAYLEDKLVSGCGVIEVIPLSDEENAPNACGVQRQQVCREEITANHQGETKALILFEDVDTALCEDRGFVSTIQQLAETAKRPMILTSNSDNPVLPNNLDRLQVCFALPSLKELLELAQTVCAREQVKIHPMLVEGFVDHCHGDIRKTIMYLQFWCQGQTLKKDNDLQLRYSPLQFDLEAGHLLLPKIIPWDFASPLSELVDEEITKSMRVEEERYCINEKAEEVELNNITEENNSRDHDMGANNVDGKKDAMLSLLYSFQDHNECTMFGTNSEISDASESPIAFTRRNTLRKLDRVMSSDSEEECSRVPVSLDQPEIGNEEIETACSSPSHFSATEISCSLPTENLHFKSKRLKRNYLETADYSTVNVVSKSVNVSCVPESSFIPETQLTIDSELISSTESYNDVDVKVEANYCSNLSLPSMYSLKVEKLDENVLLSSEYQELQGCSSDRVTKSITGEVVEHFNGQCTEDVPSGYRVLDECSRMDFSKSSTSFKTTVQFNLNTSVQDSWKRLREGYLDLKQYITPEQKEASQILNVAHEMSDLISVADLLLADCKHLLYDSLEPSMTPFVESHSYNWHEDQLQMSSIFAQHGVCLFAKEIASLGPDTASVYEVDLAWEMVTSTNSTMALGKMVGQSRGKHEGLHLRLPRICHSFRSKVDPNAYNLLQAVVPLRSHIALKGDSFHEYLSSLSQISRFGTTRLSESIGRRKQRRARAAQHYLSSGRLALSQDDVSLLGQYNCYQKVSPGSGT
- the LOC104237650 gene encoding uncharacterized protein isoform X1, which gives rise to MEEELVDEGLRSRRRLVQATLFPNSAKQIPVKGGAEEEEEEDEEEEWCESQENGNKTKGKQKKKKRNSKTTTPQSHPRASKKVALSCRETSSKEIPDGDSPVTIKTDFFLKVSERKNQKRQRHEQLNDGSPEKLLKSCSPPANKKTPRSKKKLANSTPEKCQLVVKGSTEICLVPRNLMQDESMLHSIPDLRMEARKTAEENSRRYAGKQIHPFFQSCKMGKKSQEVIDVESNWYSSEEGKSLTFSPIHVFEIVTEDETAFDWGHWIFSEACFLDTDVVLVCGSSSFSEGSFTSLQFDNFSCISYPKKTLSQQNKIELNQHAISQDEVVSDHSSRETKLYHSALSVVAEEQVSHCEQLKNAEVANVVDTVDTFQNNLSSSDTKKQGRFLQERIVSDYQNCPTGPKSCLWTNKYQPERAFQVCGNSEPVKLLNDWLHLWHEKASRTSKPCILSDRVAQDSSDSLYDSEADSTNEEQLKNVLLVSGPVGSGKSAAIYACAKEQGFQVIEVNSSDWRNGALVKQKFGEAVESHWLQRIQKDPAYLEDKLVSGCGVIEVIPLSDEENAPNACGVQRQQVCREEITANHQGETKALILFEDVDTALCEDRGFVSTIQQLAETAKRPMILTSNSDNPVLPNNLDRLQVCFALPSLKELLELAQTVCAREQVKIHPMLVEGFVDHCHGDIRKTIMYLQFWCQGQTLKKDNDLQLRYSPLQFDLEAGHLLLPKIIPWDFASPLSELVDEEITKSMRVEEERYCINEKAEEVELNNITEENNSRDHDMGANNVDGKKDAMLSLLYSFQDHNECTMFGTNSEISDASESPIAFTRRNTLRKLDRVMSSDSEEECSRVPVSLDQPEIGNEEIETACSSPSHFSATEISCSLPTENLHFKSKRLKRNYLETADYSTVNVVSKSVNVSCVPESSFIPETQLTIDSELISSTESYNDVDVKVEANYCSNLSLPSMYSLKVEKLDENVLLSSEYQELQGCSSDRVTKSITGEVVEHFNGQCTEDVPSGYRVLDECSRMDFSKSSTSFKTTVQFNLNTSVQDSWKRLREGYLDLKQYITPEQKEASQILNVAHEMSDLISVADLLLADCKHLLYDSLEPSMTPFVESHSYNWHEDQLQMSSIFAQHGVCLFAKEIASLGPDTASVYEVDLAWEMVTSTNSTMALGKMVGQSRGKHEGLHLRLPRICHSFRSKVDPNAYNLLQAVVPLRSHIALKGDSFHEYLSSLSQISRFGTTRLSESIGRRKQRRARAAQHYLSSGRLALSQDDVSLLGQYNCYQKVSPGSGT